From Penicillium psychrofluorescens genome assembly, chromosome: 1, one genomic window encodes:
- a CDS encoding uncharacterized protein (ID:PFLUO_001888-T1.cds;~source:funannotate): protein MGKLLRPEHPPSEYLPSDSEYQLSDVDSATKNAAHQTQTSKTNDCTSQESLLQTIRRYPKIVGYVLGLISAFLLLGYDSCVVSTVPSVPEFQKDYGEQFGPNKNHYIIPSLWLSLWNALPSIGQMSGAIAAGSLQDRVGRRWPLGVGSVLSAVAVAVICLSSLPADILTRRVVFLVGSIVQCFSLGMTTAAAQTYISETVPTSLRGPSMALLPAVDMIGQLLGSLVVLLWSGGTSNSSYMVAFNTMWPFWVMPLLVALLLPESPSYLVRKGDLAGARRSLQKLHTASVDSKQLVKDLKQSLETEKGQGQGQKVSYRDCFRDENKRRTTISVFGASMPVFFGTSLLASASYFLQTLGMKAKDSLLMFVLGVALSLVSNGVGVWLISCVGHRRLILVSLSITTVVWLSMGISSCFPGIATAWYAGVCMVVVSVVCSMGAWPASFAVVGETSSLHLRAKTQGLCVVVAELWSLVFSIVLPYLYNSDAADLGGKMGFIYFALGVIIVLGTWWMIPEMKGRNSSQIDTMFKMGLSTRMFRGWSGQVESEDTRVMIRD, encoded by the exons ATGGGCAAACTACTGCGTCCCGAGCACCCACCCTCCGAGTACCTACCCTCTGATAGCGAGTACCAGTTATCAGACGTCGACTCCGCTACGAAAAACGCCGCTCACCAGACCCAAACGTCCAAGACAAACGACTGTACATCGCAAGAGTCCCTGCTACAAACCATCAGGCGATATCCCAAAATTGTTGGCTATGTCCTCGGTCTCATTTCTGCATTTTTGCTGCTGGGATACGACAGTTGTGTTGTGAGCACCGTTCCCTCAGTGCCAGAATTCCAAAAAGACTATGGCGAGCAGTTTGGTCCCAACAAAAACCACTATATCATCCCTTCGCTGTGGCTATCGCTGTGGAATGCCCTCCCTAGTATCGGGCAAATGTCAGGCGCGATAGCAGCAGGGTCATTGCAGGACCGAGTAGGCCGACGGTGGCCGTTAGGCGTGGGCAGTGTTCTCTCTGCTGTAGCAGTGGCTGTGATATGCTTGTCGAGTCTGCCGGCAGACATTCTGACTCGCCGAGTCGTGTTTCTCGTCGGCAGCATAGTGCAATGTTTCTCCTTGGGCATGACCACGGCCGCGGCGCAGACATACATTTCCGAGACCGTGCCGACCAGTCTCCGTGGCCCGTCGATGGCTCTCCTTCCGGCCGTCGACATGATCGGTCAGCTGCTCGGCTCTTTAGTTGTCCTGTTGTGGTCTGGCGGCACCTCCAACAGCTCATACATGGTTGCCTTCAACACCATGTGGCCATTCTGGGTGatgccgctgctggtggccTTGCTTCTCCCCGAAAGCCCTTCCTACCTCGTTCGAAAAGGGGATCTAGCTGGCGCACGTCGCTCCTTGCAGAAACTGCACACTGCCAGCGTGGACAGTAAACAGCTCGTCAAGGATCTGAAGCAGTCCCTTGAGACGGAGaaaggccaaggccaaggccaaaaaGTCTCATACAGGGATTGTTTTCGCGATGAGAACAAGCGACGCACGACGATTTCCGTGTTTGGCGCTTCCATGCCAGTATTTTTTGGAACCTCTTTGCTGGCATCTGCCAGTTACTTCTTGCAGACCTTAGGCATGAAAGCCAAAGACAGTCTCTTGATGTTCGTGTTGGGTGTTGCGCTGTCCCTGGTTAGCAACGGTGTGGGAGTCTGGCTGATCAGCTGTGTTGGCCATCGGCGGCTTATTTTGGTTTCTCTGTCTATCACGACAGTAGTATGGCTTTCCATGGGTATATCAAGCTGTTTCCCTGGCATTGCGACTGCCTG GTATGCCGGGGTGTgcatggtggtggtcagcGTAGTCTGCTCCATGGGCGCATGGCCCGCCTCCTTCGCAGTCGTAGGCGAGACCTCCTCGTTGCATCTGCGAGCCAAGACACAGGGTCTTTGTGTCGTCGTTGCGGAACTGTGGAGCCTTGTCTTCAGTATCGTCCTGCCCTACCTCTACAACTCGGACGCTGCCGATCTAGGTGGTAAAATGGGGTTTATCTATTTTGCTCTGGGGGTAATCATCGTTCTCGGGACCTGGTGGATGATCCCAGAAATGAAGGGACGCAACAGTTCTCAGATTGACACTATGTTCAAGATGGGATTGTCGACAAGAATGTTCCGTGGGTGGTCGGGCCAGGTGGAGAGTGAAGACACACGGGTAATGATTCGGGATTAG